In the Streptomyces sp. cg36 genome, one interval contains:
- a CDS encoding adenosylmethionine--8-amino-7-oxononanoate transaminase, with protein sequence MPDPGYGVTELRALDRQHVWHPYGPMPGRQEPLVVESASGVRLRLAEEAHGQRELVDGMASWWSALHGYNHPVLNAAAHGQLDRMSHVMFGGLTHEPAVRLCVKLVEITPEPLQHVFLSDSGSVSVEVAIKMCLQYWKSVGRPAKQRLLTWRGGYHGDTWQPMSVCDPDGGMHALWSGRLPEQVFVDAPPTGYDAEPDEAYVRRLRETLARHAHEVAAVIVEPVVQNAGGMRFHSPGYLRVLRELCDEHDVLLVFDEIATGFGRTGTLFASEHAAVSPDVLCVGKAMTGGYLSMAATLCTTRVAEGISSGEVPVLAHGPTYMANPLAAAVACASIELLLSQDWQGEVKRLETGMRQGLGEYSGAPGVRDVRVLGGIGVVQLDHEVDMAAATRAAVREGVWLRPFRDLVYTMPPYVTDDEDLARICRAVGAAAREG encoded by the coding sequence ATGCCTGACCCCGGTTACGGCGTCACCGAGCTGCGCGCCCTGGACCGGCAGCACGTCTGGCACCCCTACGGCCCGATGCCGGGCCGCCAGGAACCGCTGGTCGTGGAGTCCGCGTCCGGGGTCCGGCTGCGGCTCGCCGAGGAGGCGCACGGGCAGCGCGAGCTCGTCGACGGCATGGCGTCGTGGTGGTCGGCGCTGCACGGCTACAACCACCCGGTCCTCAACGCCGCCGCACACGGCCAGCTGGACCGGATGAGCCATGTGATGTTCGGCGGGCTCACCCACGAGCCCGCCGTGCGGCTCTGCGTCAAGCTCGTCGAGATCACCCCCGAGCCGCTCCAGCACGTCTTCCTCAGCGACTCCGGCTCGGTCTCGGTCGAGGTCGCCATCAAGATGTGCCTGCAGTACTGGAAGTCGGTCGGGCGGCCCGCCAAGCAGCGGCTGCTGACCTGGCGCGGCGGCTACCACGGCGACACCTGGCAGCCGATGTCGGTCTGCGACCCGGACGGCGGCATGCACGCGCTGTGGTCCGGCAGGCTGCCGGAGCAGGTCTTCGTGGACGCGCCCCCGACCGGGTACGACGCGGAGCCGGACGAGGCGTACGTACGCCGGCTGCGCGAGACCCTCGCCCGGCACGCCCACGAGGTGGCGGCGGTGATCGTCGAGCCGGTGGTGCAGAACGCGGGCGGGATGCGGTTCCACTCCCCCGGCTATCTGCGGGTGCTGCGCGAGCTGTGCGACGAGCACGACGTGCTGCTGGTCTTCGACGAGATCGCCACCGGCTTCGGCCGCACCGGCACCCTCTTCGCCTCCGAACACGCCGCCGTCTCGCCGGACGTGCTGTGCGTGGGCAAGGCGATGACCGGCGGCTATCTGTCGATGGCCGCGACGCTGTGCACGACCCGGGTCGCCGAGGGCATCTCCTCTGGCGAGGTCCCGGTCCTCGCGCACGGCCCGACGTACATGGCCAACCCGCTGGCCGCCGCCGTCGCCTGCGCTTCGATCGAACTGCTGCTGTCCCAGGACTGGCAGGGTGAGGTCAAGCGCCTGGAGACGGGTATGCGCCAAGGGCTCGGCGAGTACTCCGGAGCCCCGGGCGTGCGGGACGTACGCGTACTCGGCGGCATCGGCGTCGTCCAGCTCGACCACGAGGTGGACATGGCGGCCGCGACCCGGGCGGCGGTGCGCGAGGGCGTGTGGCTGCGCCCGTTCCGCGACCTCGTCTACACGATGCCGCCGTACGTGACCGACGACGAGGATCTGGCGCGCATCTGCCGAGCGGTGGGCGCGGCGGCACGGGAGGGCTGA
- a CDS encoding VOC family protein: MAVVRARLRQLVVDCAAPDRLARFWAALLGGTPVVRDAGWAHLDPPGTARLAFQRVPEGKAGKNRLHLDLTVEDVTRARAAAVRLGATAVGTPVQDPQGTFQVMRDPEGNEFCFVVG; the protein is encoded by the coding sequence ATGGCGGTCGTACGGGCACGGCTGCGCCAGCTCGTGGTCGACTGCGCCGCCCCGGACCGCCTCGCGCGGTTCTGGGCGGCGCTGCTGGGCGGTACGCCGGTGGTGCGGGACGCGGGCTGGGCCCATCTCGACCCGCCCGGCACGGCCCGGCTGGCCTTCCAGCGGGTGCCGGAGGGCAAGGCGGGCAAGAACCGGCTGCACCTCGACCTCACCGTGGAGGACGTGACCCGCGCCCGCGCCGCAGCGGTCCGCCTCGGAGCGACGGCCGTGGGCACGCCGGTACAGGACCCCCAGGGCACCTTCCAGGTCATGCGCGACCCGGAGGGGAACGAGTTCTGTTTCGTGGTGGGGTGA
- a CDS encoding ABC transporter ATP-binding protein produces the protein MPYGSRYSQNATTREAALSTAAAATAATEGVAARARALTKAYGTGETAVLALDSVDVDIARGRFTAVMGPSGSGKSTLMHCLAGLDTVSAGQVWLGDTEITGLKERELTRLRRDRIGFMFQAFNLLPTLTAAENITLPMDIAGRAPDREWLDRVIDTLGLRDRLKHRPAQLSGGQQQRVACARALASRPELIFADEPTGNLDSRAGAEVLTFLREAVDGLGQTVVMVTHDPVAASRADLVLFLADGRIVDEMRGPTAEAVLDRLRLFSGGGGEAGAPGVDSLRKG, from the coding sequence ATGCCGTACGGGAGTCGGTACAGCCAGAACGCCACGACCCGGGAGGCGGCCTTGTCCACAGCTGCAGCGGCCACAGCGGCAACGGAAGGGGTCGCCGCGCGGGCCCGGGCGCTGACCAAGGCGTACGGGACGGGCGAGACGGCGGTCCTGGCGCTCGACTCCGTCGACGTGGACATCGCGCGCGGCCGGTTCACCGCCGTCATGGGCCCGTCGGGTTCGGGCAAGTCGACGCTGATGCACTGCCTCGCCGGGCTCGACACGGTGTCGGCGGGCCAGGTGTGGCTGGGCGACACCGAGATCACCGGGCTGAAGGAGCGCGAGCTGACCCGGCTGCGGCGGGACCGGATCGGCTTTATGTTCCAGGCGTTCAATCTGCTGCCGACGCTGACCGCCGCCGAGAACATCACGCTGCCGATGGACATCGCGGGCCGGGCGCCCGACCGGGAGTGGCTGGACCGGGTCATCGACACGCTCGGGCTGCGCGACCGGCTGAAGCACCGGCCGGCCCAGCTCTCCGGCGGGCAGCAGCAGCGGGTGGCGTGCGCCCGCGCGCTGGCCTCCCGCCCCGAGTTGATCTTCGCTGACGAGCCGACCGGCAATCTGGACTCCCGGGCGGGCGCCGAAGTGCTCACCTTCCTGCGGGAGGCCGTGGACGGCCTCGGCCAGACGGTGGTCATGGTCACCCACGACCCGGTCGCGGCGAGCCGGGCCGATCTGGTGCTGTTCCTGGCCGACGGGCGGATCGTCGACGAGATGCGCGGCCCGACGGCGGAGGCGGTCCTCGACCGGCTGAGGCTGTTCTCCGGCGGAGGCGGCGAAGCGGGTGCCCCCGGCGTCGACTCCCTGCGCAAGGGCTGA
- a CDS encoding class I SAM-dependent methyltransferase: MEQRAKIAPDAVHHPLFARFYGRFSEKVDHRAGVYALRSELLSGLSGRVIEIGAGNGLNFPHYPGGVSEVVAIEPERGLRRLAVRAALRTDVPVDVVPGAAEALPVKSEAFDAAVVSLVLCSVREVSRSLAEIHRVLRPGGELRFFEHGRAEGRVLSAVQRGADRTLWPVLFGGCHTWRDPLAAIEAAGFDLVEFRRLRVPEKGVRFPSSPCVLGTARRPDLG, translated from the coding sequence ATGGAGCAGCGTGCCAAGATCGCCCCGGACGCCGTTCACCATCCGCTGTTCGCCCGCTTCTACGGCCGCTTCAGCGAGAAGGTCGACCACCGGGCAGGCGTGTACGCCCTCCGCAGCGAGCTGCTGAGCGGCCTTTCGGGCCGCGTCATCGAGATCGGCGCGGGCAACGGCCTCAACTTCCCGCACTATCCGGGCGGGGTCAGCGAGGTCGTGGCGATCGAGCCCGAGCGCGGGCTGCGCAGGCTCGCCGTCCGCGCCGCGCTGCGTACCGACGTGCCGGTGGACGTGGTGCCGGGGGCGGCCGAGGCGCTGCCGGTGAAGAGCGAGGCGTTCGACGCGGCGGTGGTCTCGCTGGTGCTGTGTTCCGTACGCGAGGTGTCGCGCTCCCTCGCGGAGATCCACCGCGTGCTGCGCCCCGGCGGTGAGCTGCGGTTCTTCGAGCACGGCCGGGCCGAGGGACGGGTGCTGTCGGCGGTCCAGCGCGGGGCGGACCGCACATTGTGGCCGGTGCTGTTCGGCGGGTGCCACACCTGGCGCGATCCCTTGGCGGCGATCGAGGCGGCGGGCTTCGACCTGGTGGAGTTCCGGCGGCTGCGCGTTCCCGAGAAGGGCGTGCGGTTCCCGTCCTCGCCCTGTGTCCTGGGCACGGCGCGACGGCCGGACCTCGGCTGA
- the bioD gene encoding dethiobiotin synthase, whose translation MTVLVVSGTGTEIGKTVVTAAVAAVARAAGRSVAVLKPAQTGVAPGEPGDVAEVRRLAGDDVTGLELARFPEPLAPDTAARRAGMTPVHPEDVAKAAAKLATEHDLVLVEGAGGLLVRLDAAGGTLADAARLLGAPVLVVTPAGLGTLNMAALTGEALRARGLECAGLVVGSWPAEPDLASLCNLADLPESAGSPLVGVVPEGAGRLPAADFRAAAPSWLGPELGGGWSR comes from the coding sequence ATGACGGTACTGGTCGTGAGCGGTACGGGAACGGAGATCGGCAAGACGGTCGTCACGGCGGCCGTCGCCGCGGTGGCACGCGCCGCCGGACGCTCGGTGGCCGTCCTCAAGCCCGCCCAGACGGGCGTCGCCCCCGGCGAGCCCGGCGACGTCGCGGAGGTGCGGCGCCTGGCGGGCGACGACGTCACCGGCCTCGAACTCGCCCGCTTCCCCGAGCCGTTGGCCCCCGACACGGCGGCCCGGCGGGCCGGGATGACCCCGGTGCACCCCGAGGACGTGGCCAAGGCCGCCGCGAAGCTCGCCACCGAGCACGACCTGGTGCTGGTGGAGGGCGCGGGCGGCCTCCTGGTCCGCCTCGACGCCGCGGGCGGCACGCTCGCCGACGCGGCGCGGCTGCTCGGCGCACCCGTCCTGGTCGTGACCCCGGCCGGACTCGGCACGCTCAACATGGCGGCCCTCACCGGCGAGGCACTGCGCGCCCGGGGCCTTGAGTGCGCGGGCCTGGTCGTCGGCAGCTGGCCCGCCGAGCCGGACCTGGCCTCGCTCTGCAACCTCGCGGACCTGCCGGAATCGGCCGGATCGCCGCTGGTCGGCGTGGTGCCGGAGGGCGCGGGCCGGCTTCCGGCCGCCGACTTCCGCGCGGCGGCGCCGAGTTGGCTCGGGCCGGAGCTCGGCGGCGGCTGGAGCCGGTGA